Proteins from a single region of Desulfolutivibrio sulfoxidireducens:
- a CDS encoding Hpt domain-containing protein, translating to MDDEIMALFVEDTREHLGDIESCLMDMERGGADIDEELVNKVFRAAHSIKGGAGFLNLQNTRDLGHKLENVLHMIRSREIAPDTRVVTILLHGFDRLRALVEHAATSDQEDISGLLADLSRLAVEHLPPEEKAALAETVDIALPDGRVLFSEDRLGLEQATKGGKLLYLVEYDLIHDVHARKKTPLDIFAAMDASGLIVDCRMDLAAVGDLDAPPANSIPLFVLFATIVEPDVVGYLFALEERRIRLLDTRALLARAASPPPGAGACPAGDAAVPGGRAWSARFGTLAVAAAAGETLARVAFDPMPGQAGDGNPGGADLAAALAACLERGLGARLEFPAQAAPGLSGLVALVSAARSFAARGLWLGHAGEVPGGLAEQARRAGFTPGALSEAGIGAGLLYGSRE from the coding sequence ATGGATGACGAGATCATGGCCCTGTTCGTGGAGGACACCCGGGAACACCTGGGCGACATCGAGTCCTGCCTCATGGACATGGAGCGCGGCGGGGCGGACATCGACGAGGAACTGGTGAACAAGGTCTTTCGGGCCGCCCACTCCATCAAGGGCGGGGCCGGGTTCCTCAACCTCCAGAACACCCGGGACCTGGGGCACAAGCTGGAAAACGTGCTGCACATGATCCGAAGCCGCGAAATCGCCCCGGATACGCGGGTGGTCACCATCCTGCTCCACGGGTTCGACCGGCTGCGGGCCCTGGTGGAGCACGCGGCCACAAGCGACCAGGAAGACATCTCCGGGCTTCTGGCCGACCTCTCCAGGCTCGCCGTGGAACACCTGCCCCCGGAGGAAAAGGCCGCCTTGGCCGAAACCGTGGACATCGCCCTGCCAGACGGAAGGGTGCTCTTCTCCGAGGACCGCCTGGGCCTGGAACAGGCCACCAAGGGCGGCAAGCTCCTGTATCTCGTGGAATACGACCTCATCCACGACGTGCATGCCCGCAAAAAGACCCCCCTGGACATCTTCGCGGCCATGGACGCCAGCGGGCTGATCGTGGACTGCCGCATGGACCTGGCCGCCGTGGGCGACCTGGACGCGCCCCCGGCCAACAGCATTCCCCTTTTCGTGCTCTTCGCCACCATCGTCGAGCCCGACGTGGTCGGCTACCTGTTCGCCCTGGAAGAGCGGCGCATCCGGCTCCTGGACACGCGGGCCCTTTTGGCCCGGGCCGCTTCGCCGCCGCCTGGGGCCGGGGCCTGCCCGGCCGGGGACGCGGCGGTCCCGGGCGGGCGGGCCTGGAGCGCGCGTTTCGGGACGCTGGCGGTGGCCGCCGCCGCGGGTGAGACCCTGGCCAGGGTGGCCTTCGACCCAATGCCGGGCCAGGCCGGGGATGGGAATCCCGGCGGCGCGGACCTCGCGGCGGCCCTTGCGGCCTGCCTGGAAAGGGGTCTTGGGGCCCGCCTGGAGTTTCCAGCCCAGGCCGCGCCGGGCCTGTCGGGGCTTGTGGCCCTGGTCAGCGCGGCCAGAAGCTTCGCCGCCAGGGGCCTTTGGCTCGGCCATGCCGGGGAGGTCCCCGGGGGATTGGCCGAGCAGGCCCGCCGGGCCGGCTTCACCCCCGGGGCATTGTCCGAGGCGGGAATCGGGGCCGGGCTTTTGTATGGTTCGCGGGAGTAG
- a CDS encoding STAS domain-containing protein, with amino-acid sequence MSEIVYEAGCAVVRPGRDIVASAAEDLRAELKKVMAQGPGALTVDLAGVGMIDSVGLGLLVAAHNTLGKSGEKLRIRNTGSDILGLFRTMRLDRHFVLEG; translated from the coding sequence ATGAGCGAGATCGTTTACGAAGCGGGATGCGCGGTGGTGCGGCCGGGGCGTGATATCGTGGCCTCCGCCGCCGAGGACTTGCGGGCCGAACTCAAAAAGGTCATGGCGCAGGGGCCAGGGGCCCTGACCGTGGATCTGGCCGGGGTCGGGATGATCGACTCCGTGGGGCTGGGGCTGCTTGTCGCGGCCCACAACACCCTTGGCAAGTCGGGAGAGAAACTGCGCATCAGAAACACCGGGAGCGATATTTTGGGACTGTTCCGGACCATGCGCCTGGACAGACATTTCGTCCTGGAAGGGTGA